In Candidatus Sedimenticola sp. (ex Thyasira tokunagai), the following proteins share a genomic window:
- a CDS encoding sulfur globule family protein — protein sequence MKMIKILSAAALLTVATASQAGWGPFGGGNNGWGNNNDGWGDGNGSGNFGFNMSSSASGNGSGYGNNRYNGYNGYNGYGYGGAPYGYGAPGGYGGPAGYGEL from the coding sequence ATGAAAATGATTAAAATATTGAGTGCTGCCGCCCTTCTAACCGTAGCTACAGCCTCCCAGGCAGGTTGGGGGCCTTTTGGTGGTGGTAACAATGGATGGGGCAACAACAATGATGGATGGGGTGACGGCAACGGTTCTGGTAACTTCGGTTTCAACATGAGTTCATCAGCCAGCGGCAATGGTTCCGGCTACGGAAACAACCGTTACAATGGCTACAATGGCTATAACGGCTACGGTTACGGTGGCGCACCCTACGGCTACGGTGCTCCTGGTGGTTACGGTGGTCCTGCCGGTTATGGTGAGTTATAG